One region of Clostridia bacterium genomic DNA includes:
- the uppS gene encoding polyprenyl diphosphate synthase — MNESVPQHVAFIMDGNGRWALAKGLQRSVGHKYGIKALKRTFEYVFELGIKYMSIYAFSKENFKRPKEEVESIMQLLDEYMDECLPELIEKKIRLNIMGDISVLKESTKQKVEKALKDTADFNDRVLSIAFNYGGRDEIIRAANKAIADGHKEIDQEIFEKYLYTAGIPDPDLIIRTSGEQRISNFMLYQCAYSEFYFTKTLWPDFSKKTLDAALKSYKNRHRKFGDIK, encoded by the coding sequence ATGAATGAAAGCGTTCCGCAACATGTTGCTTTTATAATGGACGGCAATGGCCGTTGGGCATTAGCCAAAGGCTTACAACGTTCTGTCGGGCATAAATACGGCATAAAGGCATTAAAAAGAACATTTGAATATGTTTTTGAATTGGGCATAAAATATATGTCCATTTATGCGTTTTCCAAAGAAAATTTCAAAAGGCCAAAAGAAGAAGTAGAATCCATAATGCAGCTTCTTGATGAATATATGGATGAATGTCTGCCCGAATTGATTGAGAAAAAAATACGTCTAAATATAATGGGCGACATAAGTGTTTTGAAGGAATCTACAAAGCAAAAAGTAGAAAAAGCATTAAAGGATACTGCTGATTTTAACGATAGAGTATTAAGCATTGCTTTTAATTACGGCGGCAGAGATGAGATTATAAGAGCCGCTAACAAAGCAATCGCAGATGGACATAAGGAAATTGACCAAGAGATATTTGAAAAATATCTATATACTGCTGGTATTCCTGATCCTGACCTTATTATCCGCACAAGCGGCGAACAAAGGATAAGCAATTTTATGTTGTATCAGTGCGCTTACAGCGAGTTTTATTTCACAAAAACTTTATGGCCTGATTTTTCAAAAAAGACGCTTGATGCAGCATTAAAAAGTTATAAAAATAGACATAGAAAATTTGGGGATATAAAATAA
- the frr gene encoding ribosome recycling factor, whose protein sequence is MKDNLQKFETRLEKVLDSFKNEMNKIRAGRANPHLLDKIMVDYYGTPTPLNQMANISVPEARMITITLWDVSAIKNVTKAIMASDLGITPTDDGKVIRLVFPQLTEERRKELVKNVKKIGEEFKVTIRNERRDVLETFKKLKKDAGMTEDELATQEKEVQKITDKYVASLEKILADKEKEILEV, encoded by the coding sequence ATAAAAGATAATTTACAAAAATTTGAGACTAGATTAGAAAAAGTATTAGATAGCTTTAAAAACGAAATGAATAAAATAAGAGCAGGACGTGCCAATCCCCATCTTTTGGATAAGATTATGGTTGATTATTACGGAACACCTACTCCTTTAAATCAAATGGCTAATATAAGTGTTCCTGAAGCAAGAATGATTACAATTACACTTTGGGATGTTTCTGCAATAAAGAACGTTACCAAAGCAATAATGGCGTCAGATTTAGGTATTACTCCTACCGATGACGGAAAAGTAATCAGATTGGTTTTCCCTCAGCTTACAGAGGAACGCCGTAAAGAATTGGTAAAAAACGTCAAAAAAATAGGCGAAGAGTTTAAGGTAACTATTCGTAACGAACGCAGAGACGTGCTTGAAACCTTCAAAAAGCTTAAAAAAGATGCAGGCATGACAGAAGATGAATTAGCCACTCAAGAAAAAGAAGTCCAAAAAATAACTGATAAATATGTGGCTTCTCTGGAAAAGATTTTAGCTGATAAAGAAAAAGAAATATTGGAAGTATAA